A stretch of Candidatus Vicinibacter affinis DNA encodes these proteins:
- a CDS encoding sodium:solute symporter has protein sequence MSWIDWFVLIATLSFIVIYGWYKSRSQHDLNSYILGEQNSVWWKVCLGVMATQASAITFISTTGQGFSDGLRFVQFYFGLPLAMFVIIVVFIPAFYKLKVFTAYEYLEQRFDLKTRLFAAIIFLIQRGLAAGITLYAPAIILSTVLGWNLQLTQLVTGLLVILYTVSGGSKAVTVTQTQQMAVILLGMAFIFGFLIYSMPVNFTFDRTLELAGWNGKMQGIDFSFNFQDRYNFWAGITGGFFLALAYFGTDQSQVQRYLSGRNIRQSQLGLLFNGLLKIPMQIFILMCGVLLFCFFQFERTPISFNSKVEQDLKLNSPEKYKIWSWELNQLHNTRINLLQKDNINKEEIVSLNIAQRNIREDVQTYVRDSGAKVEANDKDYIFLYYILNYLPKGFIGLLLAVIFCAAMSSISAELNALAGTTSIDIQKRLFQSSSGMLSDLQWSRLFTVFWGVLAISFAFYANLFENLIQFINIIGSLFYGSVLGIFLVAFIFPRVNGNSVFLAACLAQITVFILFFTQDIGFLWFNVIASGIVTFVSLCLSIFFKKKNIG, from the coding sequence ATGAGTTGGATAGATTGGTTTGTTTTGATAGCTACCCTTTCATTTATAGTAATATATGGATGGTATAAATCACGATCTCAGCACGATTTAAATAGTTATATTCTTGGAGAACAAAATTCAGTTTGGTGGAAGGTTTGCCTTGGCGTTATGGCAACTCAAGCTAGTGCCATCACATTTATCAGTACAACAGGACAAGGATTTTCTGATGGTCTAAGATTTGTACAATTCTATTTTGGATTACCATTGGCGATGTTTGTTATCATAGTGGTTTTTATTCCTGCATTTTATAAGCTAAAAGTATTTACAGCATATGAATATCTTGAACAAAGGTTTGATTTAAAGACCAGATTATTTGCTGCAATTATATTTTTAATTCAAAGAGGTTTGGCAGCAGGCATTACACTCTATGCACCTGCCATCATTTTGTCGACTGTATTAGGCTGGAATTTACAATTGACTCAATTGGTTACCGGCTTATTGGTGATTTTATATACGGTAAGTGGCGGATCAAAGGCGGTAACGGTGACTCAAACTCAACAAATGGCTGTTATCTTGTTGGGTATGGCATTTATATTTGGGTTCTTGATTTATTCCATGCCTGTAAATTTTACCTTTGACAGAACACTTGAATTAGCAGGTTGGAATGGTAAAATGCAAGGTATAGATTTTAGTTTTAATTTTCAGGACAGGTATAATTTTTGGGCAGGAATAACAGGGGGCTTTTTTTTAGCTTTAGCCTATTTTGGAACAGATCAATCACAGGTTCAAAGATATTTGAGTGGCCGGAATATTCGGCAAAGTCAGCTTGGTTTGCTATTTAATGGCTTACTCAAAATACCCATGCAGATTTTTATTTTGATGTGTGGGGTTTTGCTATTTTGTTTTTTTCAATTTGAAAGAACACCTATTTCTTTTAATTCAAAAGTTGAGCAAGATTTAAAATTGAATTCTCCGGAAAAGTATAAAATTTGGAGTTGGGAATTGAACCAACTACATAATACTAGAATCAATCTCCTTCAAAAAGATAATATTAATAAGGAAGAAATTGTTTCTTTAAATATTGCGCAAAGAAATATAAGAGAAGATGTCCAAACTTATGTAAGGGATTCTGGGGCAAAAGTTGAGGCAAATGATAAAGACTATATTTTTTTATATTACATTCTGAACTATTTGCCCAAGGGGTTTATTGGTTTGTTACTTGCAGTAATATTTTGTGCCGCCATGTCAAGTATTTCAGCAGAATTAAATGCTTTAGCAGGTACAACATCCATTGACATACAAAAAAGGCTATTCCAGTCATCATCAGGGATGTTAAGCGATTTACAGTGGTCAAGATTGTTTACTGTTTTTTGGGGAGTATTGGCAATCTCATTTGCTTTTTATGCAAACTTGTTTGAGAACTTGATACAGTTTATTAACATCATTGGGTCTCTTTTTTATGGAAGTGTACTTGGTATTTTTCTTGTTGCTTTTATTTTTCCCAGAGTGAATGGCAACAGCGTTTTTTTGGCTGCTTGCTTGGCTCAAATAACAGTGTTTATTCTGTTTTTTACCCAAGATATTGGGTTTCTTTGGTTTAATGTGATTGCATCTGGGATTGTAACTTTTGTTAGTTTATGTCTAAGTATTTTTTTTAAGAAAAAAAATATTGGATAA